TCCGATCTGCCTCTCCGCACTCCTCGAGGAAGGCGACGAAGGCGGCCGGGGCGGCGGCCGGAGAGAGGACCTCGGTCTCGACGATCCTCCCGGCGGGGTATCCCGCCGCTTCCGCGAAGATCGCGGCGGTCTGGAGGGCGCGCCTCTTCCCGCTCGCCGCCACCAGGTCGATCGGCCCCAGCTTTCCCGCGAGGAACCGGGCGGTCTCCGAAACGGCCCGGACCCCTTCCGGGCTCAGGGGACGCGCCGGGTCCTCCCGCGCCGAAACCGCCTCCCCGTGCCGCACGAGCCAGAGGTCCATCAGTGCAGGGGATACCCGGCGGCGAAATAGAGGCCGAACGCCGCGAGTACGAGCCCGTGGGTGACGGTCCCGCCCCTGAGGGGCCTCGCCGCCTCCGACGGGGGAAGCAGCAGCACCTCGATCCGCTCGCACGGGTCCGGGGTCGGCTCTCCGGCCGGGTAGGCCCCGGTGGCAAGGTAGGTGTGGCACCGGTTGCTCTGCCGCGCGGGGTTGGGGCAAAGGACTCCGAGCAGCATCCATCGGTCGCGCATGATTTTTCACTTTACCATCTTTCGGGCCGGCCTGTCCGCCGCCCCCTCCCCGGTGTAGAATGGCCGACAGACCCGACGACAAGGCTGCTGACCCCGTCCCTTGAACCCCCCGCGCGACATCGAACGAGCCGCCCCTCCGGGAGAGTTGTCCGCGCTGAGCCCGATCCTCGCGGCCTGCGGGCTCACGCTCCTGCTCTACCTGGGAGCCTACATGCGGCTTCCCCTGGTTCCCCTGTTCGCCAGCAGGCTCGGGGCGACCACGGTGCAGGTGGGACTGATCAACGCCGGATTCATGCTGGCGGCAACCCTGCTCTCCTTTCCGCTGGGGCTGGTGTCGGACCGGCTGGGGCGCAGGCGGCTGATCCTGACCGGGATTATCATCTCCGCGCTCACCTCCGTCTTCCTGTTCCTGGCGCAGACCCCCGCCCAGGTCGGGGCGATCTACCTCTTCTCCGGGATCGGGCTCGCCTGCTTCTCCCCCGCGATGATGTCCTTCGTGGGAGACATGTCCCCGCCGCAGTCTCTGGGGAGGGCGTACGGCTGGTACACCTCGGCCCTCTACCTCGGAATGGCCGCGGGGCCGGGGATCGGGGGGGCGGCGGCAACCTGGGGGTTCCGGGGCGCCTTCCTCCTCTCCGCGGCGGTCATCGCAGCGGCGGCGGTGGCCGGCGGGCTGCGCCTGCCCTCCCCCCCGCCCGCGATCAGCCCCCCGGCCTCGACCCTGCGGTCCGACCTGCGGGAGATCGTCTCCAACCGGGCGGTCGTCGCCTGCTGGGTCGCCACCTTCTTCTCCACCTATGCCTGGGGGTCGCTCTTCGCCTTCTTCCCCCTCTACGCGCGCGACGCGGGGATCAGCATCGTCCACACCGGGCTCATCTTCACCTCCCAGGCGGCCGCCAACGCCCTCTTCCGGATCCCGGTGGGAACCCTCTCGGACCGGACGGGGCGGCGGGACCGCTACATCCTCTTCGGGAACCTCCTCTTCTCCCTCGCCATCGCGGCGGTGGGACGGTTCCGGGACACGACATCCCTCTACCTGCTGTTCGTCGCGATCGGGGGGACGATGGCCGCCACCTTCACCGCGATCGGGGCGGTCCTCTCCGAGTCGGTTCCCACGCGCATTCGCGGGCTGGCGATGGGCGGCTACAACACCTGCATCTACGGGGGGTTCGCCTTCTCCGCCGCCACCCTCGGAATTGTGATCGCAACCTTCGGCTACGGCGCCGGGTTCGCCGTCGCCGGCGGATGCTGCGCGGCCGCCACTCTGGCGTTCGCCTTCCTGTTCCCCCGGAATCCTTGATTTGTTCCTCCTACGGTGCGATTCTTCACCGTGGATGGACGAAGCGGCGAAAGAGAGCGGCAGTCCGGAAATCGGAAGGCTCATCCTCGCTCTTGCCAAGGCCTTCCACTGGGCCGGGCTCTACGGAAGCGACCACCCCGTCCTCGCGAAGCGGGTCGGGGAGACCCACGCCGCGCTATTGGCCTGCCTCGCCTCCGAGCCCGGGGGGGAGCTTCTTCTGGGGATCGCCCGCGACAAGGTGCTTTACCGGGACACGTTCCTCGGCGCCGGACAGGATCTGGTCGTCCGCCTGACGGAGAGCCTCTACCTGCGCCAGGTGGCCACTCTGGGGTTCGGGCCGGAGGTTCGCCCGGAGGAGCTGATCTCCCTCTTCCGGTACCTCCATGTATCGCAGGGCACGGCGGCACCGCCCCCGCCGGAGGAGTTCCTCCGGCGCGAGGGGATCCGGGGGATCCGCCTCTCCCCGTACAACTACAAGGAGATGCTCTCCCGAACCCTCGTCGAGCAGCAGGAGCAGCAGCCGGACGCGAGGATGCGGGAGGATGAGCTCTGGCGCATCCTGCTCACCTCCGACCTCGCCGACGACCAGGAGAGCGAGTCGAAGCTCCTCCAAGAGATCGTGGAGTATCCCGAACTGTTCACCGCGATCCTGTCGCGCGCCCGGGCGGCGGACGGCCGGAAGGCACCCTCCGCCTCCGCTCCCCCGGGGGAAGCTCTCTCCAGCGAGGTCCTGCGGCGGATCCTCCAGAGGACGGGGATGCTGGTCAAAAACCTCCCCGAAGACCGGAAACGGGAGATCCTGGCCGCGCTCGCCAGCGGCAGCGCCCCGGGTGGAGGCGAGGCGGAGGAAGGCGACCACCCGGTCGACATCCTGATGACCCGCTCCCTCACCGCGGAGTTCTCCGACGACGAGTTCCTCGACATCTTCGCCACGATTCTCCGCATCGAGGGGAAGGCGGGAGATCGGATCCGGAAGACCTTCGAGATCCTCGCCGCCGACCGGAACGCCGGGGGCACCCTCGCCGCAAAGGCGGGGGAGCGCCTGCGGGAAAGCCGGAAGGCGAAAGCCTACTACGACCTGAAGACCTGGGAGACGATCGAGAAGCTGCTGCTCGCCCGTTCCGAATCGACCTACCTGGGCTCGGACCACTCCCGCTTCCTGGAGACCATCACGGCCGCCCGGAAGCCGTACGCGGACCGGCTCTGGAAAGGGACGGCCGTCGACCCCTCCCTTCTGGCTTTCCTGAACAGCGAGGAGATGCGCCGGCGGACCACGCTCATCCAGCTGGAGCTTCTGGCGGCAGAACGGGAAGATGGGGAATTTTTCGACATTCTGGAAGAGGTCCGGAAGGTGCTGCCCAACCTCGTCTCCCGGAAGGAGATCCTCCTGCTGCTCACGGTGCTCCGGCGCCTCGGGGAGATCCAACGGGAGTCTCCGGAGGCGCGGAGGGCGGCGATCCAGGACATCGTCCAGGGGACCGACTTCGGCCAGATCGCGGACCTGGCCCTCTCCGGAGACACCCCGAGGGAGGCGAAGGAGTGCATCCCGGATCTGCTTTCGAGCTTCGCGGAGGCCGCAACGCGGCAGGTTCTGGACCGGCTTCTGACCGAGCCCGACGCGGCGAACCGGCGCGCGCTGCTCCGGCTGGCGGCACGCCTCGGCCCCCCCGGCGTCCCGGAGATGATCGAGCGGCTCTCGCACCCGAAATGGTACTTCGTCCGGAACCTCTGCATCCTGCTGGGCGAGGCCGGCGACCGGCGGGCACTTTCCGGCCTGTTGCGGGCCGCCTCCCACTCCGACCTCCGGGTCCGGCGCGAAGCCCTGCAGGCGATCGGCAAGCTGGGGGCGCAGGAGGCGGTCCCGTCCCTGGGGAAAACCCTCCTGCAGGAAAGCTTCTTTTCCTCCGTCAAGGAGGACCAGCTGCGCATCGACGCCGCGAGCGCGCTCTACCGGATCGGCGGCACGGAAGCCGTCGCCTTCCTGCACCGCGGGAAAGGAAGCCGGCGGGAGGCGGTGCGCAGGCACTGCGAGGAACTCCTTCGCAGCGCGGACCGCGTCCCGTGAAAGAGAAGACCTTCCTGTTCGAGGCAGTGATGGACCTCGCCCAGGCGATCCAGTCGGTCGCGATCTACCCCGAGTCCCACCCGAGGGTGCAGGCGCTGCTCTCCCGTCTGTCGGACCGGATCGAACGGGCGACGGCCGCGCTGGGGACCCTCCACGTCGGCATCATCGGCGACCACTTCGTCGTCGACCAGTTCCCCTTCCTGGAGATGAACCCCTCGCTGGTGAAGCTGCTCCGGGATCTCCGGGACAAGGGAATGGAAAAGATCTCCTTCCGGGAAGGGTTGACCCCCGGCGAGCTGAAGCGGTTCGTCTACTTCATCGCCACCGGCCGGGAAGACGCGGCGGGCCGGAAGTGGGAATGCATCTCCTACGGAGTCATCCAGACGATCGGGAAGGCGGAGGCGCTCCCGGACGGCTCGGGGGACATGCTCCCCCGCTCCCACCTTCTGTTCGGAGCGGCGGACGTTCTGAAAACGATCCTGTCCGCCCTCGCCTGGGGAGGCGGGGGGAAACCTCTCTCCGAGGGGCGCGACATCGTGCAGAGCATCATGCGGGGGCTACGGGAGGACGCCTTCCTGATCCACCGCCTCCTGCGTCTGACGAGCCACGACGACTACACGCTGACCCACTGCCTCAACGTCTGCGCGATCGTCGTGGCGGAGGCCACGGGGATGGGGGTCCCGGAGGAACGGCTGCAGGAAATCGGGCTGGCCGCCCTGCTGCACGACATCGGGAAGGAGAAGGTCCCCGCCGGGATCCTCCAAAAGCCGGGGAAGATCGACGCCGAGGAGTTCGCCCGGATGGCGGAGCACCCGGCGCTGGGGGCAAACATCCTGAGGAAGATCGACCTCGGTTCCGACCTGCCGGTGATCGTCTGCTTCGAGCACCATTTCCGGTACGACCGCTCCGGGTACCCCCGGGTCTCCTACGGGGGGGCGCTCCACCCCGTTTCCATGATGACGCAGATCGCCGACGTCTACGACGCGCTGCGGACGAACCGCCCCTACCGGAAAGGGATGGAGATGGACACGGCGCTGTCGATCATGGAAAAGGGACGGGGAACGGAGTTCGATCCGGCGCTCTATGACAACTTCCTGAACATCCTGTTCGCGGCTCAGGCGGACGCCGGGACGTAGGCGCTCTCCGCCTCGGCGACCAGGCGGTCGATCAGCTCCCGCACGGAAGGGATATCCTTGATCTTCCAGACGTTCTCTCCGGCGAAGACCAGCCCTTCCTCGGTCTCCCCCTCGCACGACATTTCCAGCCGGTCGATGATGCAGAAGGTGTGGTCGCAGCTCTTCAGGCAGCCCCGCTTGCACTCCCCGTCGTAGACGCTCCCCCCCTCGAGAAAGCGGTTCAGGAAGCGGTTCCGGATCGCCCGGCCGGGCAGACCGACCGGCGAGTGGAGCAGGGTGATATCCTCCTTCGTCGCGTTCAGGTAGGCCTTCTTGTAGGAATCCGGCATGTCGCACTCCTTCGTCAGGACGAAGCGGCTCGCCATCTGGACGCCGTCCGCGCCGTACTTCCCGATCATCTCGGCGATCTCGAACCCGTCGGTGATCCCGCCGGCTGCGATCAGGGGGACCTTTTTGACCACCTTGCGGATCTCGGGGAAGAGCTCCCGGAGCGGCCGGTCGGTCCCCAGGTGCCCTCCGGCTTCCTTCGCCTCGACGACGATCGCGTCCGCGCCGCACCGCTCGGCCAGCTTCCCGAACTCGGGGGAGGAGACGATCGACACGATCGGGACGTTGTGGTCCTTCCCGACCTTGAAAACGTCGCGGGAGAAGCCGGCGCCGGTGACGATGATGTCCACGCCCGCCTCGATCGAGGCCTTCACGGTCTCCATGAACTGGCGGATCGCGAACATGATGTTCACCGCGACGATCCCCCGGGTCATCCGCTTCGCCTTGCGGATATCCTCCTGCAGCTCCTCGATCGGGATGCCCGATCCGCCGATCGTCCCCACGCCGCCGCAGTCGGCCACGGCGGAGGCGAGCGACGACGTCGAGACGCGGACGGACATCCCCCCCTGGAGCAGCGGAAGCCGCGCCGTGAGATTGCCGATCTTGAGCTCAGGAAGCTTCACCTGAATCCCCCCCCAGAGCTTTTCATTGTACCGGGATCCGCGGGGAAAAGGAATTCCCTACCGGAATCTTTCGCCGATCTCTTTCTTCCGGGAAAAGTCCGGAGCCTTAACGGCTGCGGCCGCCCCGCCGCGCTGGTATAATACCGCCAATGCGGTACGGGACGGGCAGCATCGGCCGGGTGATCCTGGCCCGCTTCGACCACGGGGAGCCGATCGTCGACGCGCTCGCCGGCTTGTGCGCGAAGGAGAAGATCGCCTCCGGCTGGTTCTTCCTCTTCGGTGCGGTCACCCGCGGAAGCCTGGTCGTCGGACCGAGGACGGCGGACCTCCCGCCCGAGCCGGTGATGGAAACGTTCCCGATGCCGCACGAGATCGTGGGGATGGGAAGCGTCGCGACGCGCGACGGGTCCCCGTCGATCCACCTGCACTCCTCCCTCGGGAGAGGGCGGGAGGTCCTGACCGGCTGCATCCGGAAGGAGGGGGAGGTGTTTCTCGTGGTGGAGGCGATGGTGCTGGAGATCGAAGGGGTTCGGGCCTCCCGCGCCCTCGACGCGCGTTTCGGGCTGGAGCTTCTCTCCGTTGACTAGGAATTTCTCGGTCCGGCCGCTGCGGAGCGGGAGCTCCGGAAACCTGACGCTCGTGGAGCACGGGGAGACGCGCCTGCTGGTCGACGCGGGGATCCCTTCCCGAAAGGGGCTCAACCGGGCCCTCGCCGAGGCCGGCCGCTCCTGGGACGAGATCGACGCGCTGCTGGTCTCCCACCTGCACGGGGACCATATCCACCCGGCCGCGGTCGACTGCTGCGCCCGGCACGAAGTCCCGATCCTGCTGCACGAGAAGAACCTGCGCCCCTTTACCCGGAAGGTCCTCTCCCGCGCTGCCGCGTCGGGCCCCCTTCGTCCCTTCGACGGGACGGAGTTTCACGTGGGGGGAATCCTCGTCCGCCCCTTCCCCGTCCCCCACGACGCCGAGGGGGTTACCTGCGGCTTCGTGCTCACCGCCCGGGCGGGAGGGCGGATGGTCCGGGTCACCCTGGCCACCGACCTGGGAACCGGCGGGAACGGGCTGTTCGAGGAATTCGTCGACAGCGACCTCATCCTGATCGAGTCCAACTACGACCCGGAGATGCTCTCCGCCAGCATCCGCAGGGACCGGGCCCGCGTGGACTCCGACCTGGGGCACCTGTCGAACGAGCAGGCGGGAACGTTTCTCGCGCGGGTGCTGCTCGAGAGCCGGCGCCCCCCCCGGGCGGTCGTCCTGTGCCACCTGAGCTCCGACCACAACACCCCGGCCCGGGCGGTGGAGACGGTCCGGGGGATTCTCACGCGCTACGGGTTCGGGGAGGTGCCCGTCCACGCCGCCCGCCGGGACGGTCCTTCTCCCCGCTTCTCCGCGTTGTAGCCCCTACGAAAATGAATATATACTCGGGGAAAGACGTCTCACCGCATTACCGGCTGGAGGTCCCGATGCGGAAGATCCTGTGCCTTGCGCTCGCCCTTTCCCTCGCGGGGGCCACCCTCTCCGGCTGTGCGCAGACCGGCGAGACGGTCCGGCGCAACCCCAACACCGCGATCGGCGCGGGGGCGGGGGTCGTGGGAGGGGCCGTGATCGGCGGGCTCCTCGGAGGGAAGCGCGGCGCGGTGATCGGCGGACTCCTCGGGGGGCTGGCGGGAGGCGCCATCGGCCACTACATGGACGAGCAGGCGAAGGACCGGGACCGGACGAACCAGGAGTACGGCTACTCCGCCCGGGAAGGAATCCGGCTCCAGATCGAGACGCTGCGGGTCAACCCGGCGGCCCTCGCTCCGGGGGAAACCATCGACATCAACCTCACCTACGCGGTGCTGACCCCCACGCCCGACGCCCAGATCCTGGTCACGGAAACCCGGAAGATCCTGAGGAACGACACGCTGGTCGGCGAGACCTCGATCGACATCTCCCGGGAGGGAGGGACCTGGCGCAGCACCGTCCCCGTCACCCTTCCGCCGAACGCTGCCGCGGGCAACTACCGGGTGGTCGCGATGGTGGAGTCCCGCGGGGTCGGGAAGGACGTCCAGGAGATGTTTTTCCACGTCCGGCCCTAAGGACCCCTTTCACAAATACGCCTGCATTCGAGCGCCGCTGAATCCGCTCCCCGCGAAGCTTCCTCCGGACCGGAGCCCCTCCCGCGCCCCCCTTCCGTTTTCGGATACAATGCTCCGATGCCCCTGACACCCCTGCGGGACGGAGCGGCCGCCCCCTCTACCTTCGAAGCGCTCCGCCACCGGAACTTCCGGCTCTGGTTCTTCGGCCAGCTGGTCTCCCTGGTGGGCACCTGGATGCAGGTGATCGCCCAGAACTGGCTCGTCTACCAGCTCACCGGCTCGGCCTGGGACCTGGGGCTGGTGAATTTCGTCGGCGCCATCCCGCTCGTCCCGCTCACCCTCCACGCCGGGGCGATCGCCGACCGGCTCTCCAAGCGGCGGATCATCTTCCTGATGCAGGCCGCGATGATGGCGCTGGCCTTCATCCTCGCGATCCTCTGCTGGACCGGGACGGTCCGGCTGTGGCATGTCCTGCTCCTGGCATTCCTGCTCGGCGCCGCGCAGGCGATCGACACCCCCGCGCGGCAGGCCTTCGTCGTCGAGCTGGTGGGAAAGGAGCACCTCGCGAACGCGATCGCCCTGAACTCCGGCACCTTCCACGCAGCCCGGGTGGTCGGCCCCGCGGCGGCCGGCCTGCTCGTCGCCAACGTGGGGATCCCGTGGGCCTTCTTCCTGAACGGGGTCAGCTTTCTGGCGGTGTTGGGGAGTTTGTTCCGGATGGACGGCTCCCGGATCCGCAGGATCGTCCCGGACGCCGGGGACGGGAACGACCTCTGGGGAGGGGCCCGGCACATCCTCCGGCACCGTGCGGAAGGGGGAATCGTGCTGCTGATCTCCCTGTCCGCCTTCCTGGCGATGCCCTACCACGTGCTGATCCCGATCTTCGCCAAGGAGATCCTGGGGGGGAACGCCGACGCCTACGGTGTGCTGATGACGGCGGCCGGCGTCGGCGCCGTGCTGGGCTCCCTGTTCGCGGCCTCGGGAGCGGCGACCCGCCGGCAGGGGACTCTTATGGCGACCGGAAGCCTCTCCTTCCCCCTGGTCCTCCTCTGCTTCTCCTTCTCCCGGGACTACACGCTGTCGGTCGTGCTGCTGGCCGCCGTGGGGTTCGCCTTCGTCCTGCAGAACGCGCCGGCGAACTCCCTGCTCCAGACGCTGGCCCCGGACAACCTCCGGGGGAGGGTCCTGGCGATCTACGTATCCCTCTTCCTCGGGATGATGCGGCTGGGAAGCCTCCTCGTCGGCCTTCTGGCCTCGGCGACCTCCGCCCCGGTGGCCATGGCGGTCTGCGGAGCGGCAAGCCTGATCGCCGGACTGGTGATCCACGGGAAATTCCCGGAACTGCGCCGGTTGGGACAGGAGTCGTCTGATCGAAATTGATTCTGATCGAAATTGATTCTTGACAACCTTGCCATTTACAAGGTAGAAAAAACGGTGTTTTGAAAGGAATCCCGGGAAAAAAAGGGATTCCCTTTGTCGCGTCACCCAGAGAAACCCCGTCGGTTCCGGAGGCGCAATGAAACACCGGGGACTTGTTGTCGCTCCCGCCTTTATTCTATTGTTGCTTGCCGGTTGTTCGGATTCAAAGAACTATTCCCAACCCATTGCATTTAATCACAAGAAACATCTGGAAGCGGCCGGACTGAGTTGCTTCGACTGCCACGCTCAAGTATTGACGCATCAAAAAGCATCGATCCCGAACATATCGATTTGCAAAGACTGCCACGAAGAGGCGATGACGGAAAACAAAGAAGAAGAAAAACTCTTAAAATACATCAAAGATCAACAGCCGATCCCCTGGATTCAGGTACACCGCGTTCCCGACCATGCCTATTTTTCCCACAGAAGGCATGTCACTCTCGGGAAGAATGCCTGCCAGGATTGCCATGGAAACGTAAACGAAATGACCCTGCCTTTTTCGAAGCCGCATACTCCGATGAATATGAAATTTTGCATCGATTGCCACGAGAAGAAACAGGTCGATACCGACTGCGCGACATGCCATCGATAGTTCGCAGGAGCAGGATATGAACATTTCGCGTCGTGAATTTCTTCAACTGCTGGGAGTTTCGGGGGCTGTCGCGGGGGGATTCTCCCCGGTCTGGGCGGTCCCGGACGCCTGGGCGGAGAAGCTTTTGTCCGGCCCCCGCCTCGAGACGTGGAAAGTGTCCACCTGCGGACAATGCCCGGCGGGATGCGGCATTCGCGTGCGCAGGATCGACGGCATCCCGGTCCGGATCCTCGGAAACCCGATCGCCCCGGTGAACGGCGGGTTCCTCTGCCCGATGGGAGAGGCCGGGCTGGAACTCCTCTTCCACCCCGACCGGATCGTCCAGCCGCAGATGCGGAAAGGGAAGAAGGGGGAGCGCGGCTTCGAGCCGGTCTCCTGGGACGACGCCATGAAGCGGATCTCCCAGGCGCTCCGGGACCAGAGGAATTCGAAACAGTCCGGACGGTTCGGTTTCCTGATGGGGGACCGGAACACGCTGCTGACGGAGCTCGCGGGGGAATTCACCGCCCGCCTGGGCTCTCCCCACTTCTTTCCCTGGAGAACCCCGGGCGTCAACGAGCTGGGATTCTGGCACGGGACCGGCGATTTTTTCCCGTACGCCTTCGACCTGAAGCGGACCGACTACCTGATCACCTTCGGTGCGAACCTCCTGGAGGAGCCCCCGTCGCCGGTCTACTTCAACCGGATCTACGGGACCTTGAAGGAGAGGCGGTCGCAAACGGGGCTGAAGATGGTCCACGTGGACGCCCGGATGTCCCAGCCCGGCAGAAACGCCACCGAATGGGTCCAGGTCCGGCCCGGAAGCATGGGGGTCCTCGCCCTCGGGATGGCCTACGTGATCCTGCGGGACAACAGCTACGACAAGGAGTTCGTCGCCCGCCACACCCGGGATTTCCGGAACGGGAAGGAGGACTTTTATACCCTGGTCACCCGGGACTACTCCCCGGAGCGGGTATCCGAGGTCACCGGGGTCCCGCCCCAGACGATCCTCCGCCTGGCCCGGGAGTTCGAGGCCGCGAAGGCCCCCCTGGCCCTCTCCGGAGGCGCCTCGTCGGCCTGCGAAGCGGGGCTCTACTCCGAATGGGCCGTGGCCAGCCTCAACGCCCTCTCCGGAGGCTTCTCCGTGAAGGGGCTGTGGCGCGAGCCGGCGGCGATCCCCTGGGGTTCTTCCCCCGCTTCGGCGTTCCACCCCCGCTCCGGGGCCTTCTCCCGCAAGGCAGGGAACGCATTCGGCTCCGACATTCCCGCATCCTGGGTCTCGGAACAGCTTCCCGACCTTGCCGCGACCGGGAAGATTCCCGACCCGGGAATCCTGTTCCTTGCACACGCGAACCCGGTGCACCAGGCCCCGAACCAAAAAGCATGGAGGGAATGGCTCTCGAAGATCCCCCTCGTCGTCCAGTTCGCCACGCTGAC
The genomic region above belongs to Deltaproteobacteria bacterium GWC2_65_14 and contains:
- a CDS encoding 2-nitropropane dioxygenase, with the translated sequence MKLPELKIGNLTARLPLLQGGMSVRVSTSSLASAVADCGGVGTIGGSGIPIEELQEDIRKAKRMTRGIVAVNIMFAIRQFMETVKASIEAGVDIIVTGAGFSRDVFKVGKDHNVPIVSIVSSPEFGKLAERCGADAIVVEAKEAGGHLGTDRPLRELFPEIRKVVKKVPLIAAGGITDGFEIAEMIGKYGADGVQMASRFVLTKECDMPDSYKKAYLNATKEDITLLHSPVGLPGRAIRNRFLNRFLEGGSVYDGECKRGCLKSCDHTFCIIDRLEMSCEGETEEGLVFAGENVWKIKDIPSVRELIDRLVAEAESAYVPASA